A single window of Gossypium hirsutum isolate 1008001.06 chromosome A10, Gossypium_hirsutum_v2.1, whole genome shotgun sequence DNA harbors:
- the LOC107915315 gene encoding triacylglycerol lipase 2 translates to MAPSELLSLASLSLLLALVVQPHEAYGSTRGSFLSNDGSAAVNGICATSVTIHGYKCQEHEVKTKDGYILSMQRIPERRFEGNSNAGIKKQPILIQHGVLVDGMTWLLNSPQQNLPMILADNGFDVWIANTRGTRFCRKHVSLDSAQAEFWNWSWDELVSFDLPAVFDFVFNQTQQKIHYIGHSLGTLIGLASFSEGHQADTLKSAAFLSPIAYLSHMNTALGMVAAKAFVGEITTWFGVAEFNPKGQKASAFLKRLCNYPGVDCYDLLTAITGKNCCLNFSTVDLFIKNEPQSTATKNMVHLAQTVRDGVIAKYNYGRPDYNRMHYGEAKPPVYNISAIPRNLPIFISYGGQDALSDVKDVLLLLDSLKFHDEDKLMVQFIKDYAHADFIMGTNAKDIVYNQVLRFFKNQQ, encoded by the exons ATGGCTCCTAGTGAGCTCTTAAGTTTGGCCTCCTTGAGCTTATTACTGGCCTTGGTGGTCCAGCCTCATGAAGCATATGGCTCGACCCGTGGTTCGTTCCTCAGCAATGATGGTTCAGCAGCAGTCAATGGGATATGCGCCACCTCGGTGACTATCCATGGTTACAAATGCCAAGAACATGAA GTGAAAACAAAAGATGGATATATCCTTAGCATGCAAAGAATTCCAGAGCGACGTTTTGAAGGGAACAGTAATGCTGGAATCAAGAAGCAGCCTATACTCATACAACATGGTGTCCTTGTG GATGGAATGACATGGCTCCTGAATTCACCACAACAAAATCTACCAATGATTTTGGCCGATAATGGATTCGATGTCTGGATTGCCAACACCAGAGGCACCAGATTCTGCAGGAAACATGTTTCCCTTGATTCCGCCCAGGCg GAGTTCTGGAATTGGTCGTGGGATGAACTGGTGAGTTTCGATCTACCAGCTGTTTTTGATTTTGTCTTCAACCAGACGCAGCAGAAGATTCATTACATTGGTCATTCCCTG GGAACTCTTATAGGTCTGGCATCATTCTCAGAGGGGCATCAGGCAGACACGCTGAAATCCGCAGCGTTTCTAAGCCCGATTGCATACTTGAGCCACATGAATACTGCACTTGGCATGGTTGCTGCTAAAGCCTTTGTTGGTGAG ATCACTACTTGGTTCGGAGTAGCCGAATTCAATCCAAAAGG ACAGAAGGCATCAGCTTTTCTCAAGCGTTTATGCAATTACCCTGGAGTTGACTGCTATGACCTATTAACTGCTATTACTG GAAAAAATTGCTGTCTCAATTTTTCAACCGTTGATCTTTTCATAAAGAATGAGCCTCAATCCACAGCAACCAAAAACATGGTTCACTTGGCACAGA CTGTCCGAGACGGAGTTATAGCGAAATACAACTACGGCAGACCGGACTATAACCGGATGCACTACGGAGAAGCCAAGCCACCAGTTTACAACATCTCTGCAATCCCACGAAACCTTCCCATCTTCATCAGCTACGGCGGCCAAGACGCTCTTTCAGATGTTAAAGATGTTCTACTATTGCTGGACAGCCTCAAGTTCCATGATGAGGACAAGCTCATGGTTCAGTTCATCAAAGATTACGCCCATGCCGATTTCATCATGGGAACCAACGCCAAGGATATTGTATACAATCAAGTCCTTCggttcttcaaaaatcaacaatgA
- the LOC121208437 gene encoding SWI/SNF complex component SNF12 homolog produces MSMNNNNPPKSLGASSSPFSSAGMPANPVFSQVQVQAQAQAQVQAQLSAGFQAQFQLSQAQALALAQSKAQALARAQGQAAHAQFQAQLQAQSLSLNQAQNAGIGNLGSTSPSFSTPGSASVKRIFQRPPMRPPGVPMTNTMSPLRMMELTPAARRKKQKLPDKQLQERVAAILPESALYTQLLDLETRVDAAVARKKVDIQEALKNPPSVQKTLRIYVFNTFANQVQTIPKKPNAEPPMWTLKIIGRILEEGIDPDQPGFVNKTNPLYPKFSSFFKRVTISLDQRLYPDNHIIIWEHARSPTPQEGFEVKRKGEKEFTVNIRLEMNYVPEKFKLSSALMEVLGIEVDTRPRILAAIWHYVKARKLQNPYDPSFFNCDAQLQKVFGEDRVKFTMVSQKISQHLSPPPPIHLEHKIKLSGNSPAGNACYDVLVDVPFPIQRELSALLANGEKSKEIDACDEAICATIRKIHDHCRRRAFFLGFSQSPVEFINALVQSQSQDLKMVAGEPSRSAEKERRSDFFNQSWVEDAVIRYLNRKPPAGSDAPGSI; encoded by the exons ATGTCCATGAACAACAATAATCCCCCCAAGAGCCTTGGGGCGTCTTCGTCTCCCTTCAGTAGTGCGGGGATGCCTGCAAACCCTGTATTCTCGCAAGTACAAGTACAAGCACAAGCACAAGCACAAGTACAAGCACAACTTAGTGCTGGTTTTCAAGCTCAGTTTCAGCTATCCCAAGCTCAGGCCCTTGCATTGGCTCAGTCAAAAGCTCAGGCCCTTGCTCGAGCTCAAGGGCAGGCAGCTCATGCCCAGTTCCAAGCACAACTTCAAGCTCAAAGTTTGTCTCTTAACCAAGCTCAAAATGCTGGTATTGGTAATTTAGGTTCGACTTCGCCATCCTTTTCTACTCCTGGCAGTGCAAGTGTGAAGAGGATCTTTCAAAGGCCCCCTATGCGTCCTCCTGGTGTTCCGATGACAAACACAATGTCccctttgagaatgatggaactTACACCTGCCGCACGAAGAAAGAAGCAGAAGCTTCCTGACAAACAGTTACAAGAAAGAGTGGCTGCAATTCTTCCCGAATCTGCTTTGTATACCCAGCTTCTTGACCTTGAGACACGTGTTGACGCTGCGGTTGCTCGGAAAAAAGTTGACATCCAAGAAGCACTTAAAAACCCTCCTAGTGTTCAGAAAACTCTTCGAATATATGTTTTCAATACATTTGCTAATCAGGTTCAGACAATTCCAAAGAAGCCTAACGCAGAGCCCCCTATGTGGACCCTTAAAATTATTGGGAGGATCTTGGAAGAGGGGATAGATCCAGATCAGCCTGGGTTTGTTAATAAAACAAACCCCTTGTACCcgaaattttcttctttcttcaaaaGAGTGACTATCTCTTTGGACCAGAGATTATATCCAGATAATCATATCATTATATGGGAACATGCTCGATCTCCCACACCACAAGAAGGTTTTGAGGTGAAGAGAAAAGGGGAAAAGGAATTCACTGTGAATATAAGGTTGGAAATGAATTATGTACCTGAAAAGTTTAAGCTTTCTTCAGCTTTAATGGAAGTCCTTGGCATTGAGGTTGATACGCGCCCCAGAATTTTAGCTGCAATTTGGCATTATGTGAAGGCTAGAAAACTTCAGAACCCATATGATCCGTCCTTTTTTAATTGTGATGCACAGCTTCAGAAAGTTTTTGGGGAAGACAGAGTGAAATTTACCATGGTTTCACAGAAGATATCGCAGCATTTGTCTCCACCACCACCCATACATTTGGAGCATAAAATCAAGCTTTCCGGGAACAGTCCTGCTGGAAATGCATGCTACGATGTGTTAGTTGACGTGCCCTTTCCTATACAGAGGGAATTGTCTGCTCTGTTGGCAAATGGAGAGAAGAGCAAAGAGATTGATGCTTGTGATGAAGCAATATGTGCTACCATAAGGAAAATTCATGACCACTGTAGAAGACGTGCATTTTTCCTAGGATTCAGTCAATCTCCAGTAGAATTTATAAATGCTTTAGTTCAGTCTCAGAGCCAGGATCTGAAAATGGTAGCTGGAGAACCTAGTCGAAGTGCTGAAAAAGAGCGGCGATCAGATTTCTTTAACCAATCTTG GGTTGAAGATGCTGTGATCCGTTACCTGAATCGCAAGCCACCTGCTGGAAGTGATGCTCCAGGAAGCATATGA